The Salinibaculum sp. SYNS191 genome has a window encoding:
- a CDS encoding DNA topoisomerase IV subunit A — translation MSVDTDSEAREQLIDLAAQFYDQFADGDVPSMEVPTRTKSNIEYDAEKKVWVYGDRTSTRSANSVRGAQKLLKAIYTIDFLAQQLDEDRSSTLRELYYLSESWDLDEAQFSSQDESNDLVEDLEIVSGATREDFHMRPEESGATIMGPLKLREQTRRGEREIHCQEDVGEGGYQIPNNPDTIDFLDNDADFVLAVETGGMRDRLVENGFDEDYNALIVHLKGQPARATRRITKRLHDELDLPVAVFTDGDPWSYRIYGSVAYGSIKSAHLSEYLATPAAQFVGIRPQDIVEYDLPTDPLSDSDVNALESELEDPRYQTEFWEEQIELQLDIEKKSEQQSLASRGLDFVTDTYLPERLTEMGVL, via the coding sequence ATGAGCGTTGACACAGATTCGGAGGCGCGAGAGCAACTCATCGACCTCGCTGCACAGTTCTACGACCAGTTCGCCGACGGCGACGTCCCCTCGATGGAGGTCCCGACCCGCACGAAGTCCAACATCGAGTACGACGCCGAGAAGAAGGTCTGGGTCTACGGCGACCGCACCTCGACCCGTTCGGCCAACAGCGTCCGCGGCGCGCAGAAGCTCCTGAAGGCCATCTACACCATCGACTTCCTCGCCCAGCAACTGGACGAGGACCGCTCGTCGACCCTGCGTGAACTCTACTACCTCAGCGAGTCCTGGGACTTAGACGAGGCGCAGTTCTCCAGCCAGGACGAGTCCAACGACCTCGTGGAGGACTTAGAAATCGTCTCCGGTGCCACCCGCGAGGACTTCCACATGCGCCCGGAGGAATCGGGTGCGACCATCATGGGGCCGCTGAAACTCCGCGAGCAGACCCGCCGCGGCGAGCGCGAGATTCACTGCCAGGAGGACGTCGGCGAGGGCGGCTACCAGATTCCGAACAACCCCGACACCATCGACTTTCTGGACAACGACGCCGACTTCGTGCTGGCAGTCGAGACCGGCGGTATGCGCGACCGCCTCGTCGAGAACGGCTTCGACGAGGACTACAACGCCCTCATCGTCCACCTGAAGGGTCAGCCGGCGCGGGCGACCCGGCGCATCACCAAGCGCCTGCACGACGAACTCGACCTGCCGGTGGCCGTCTTCACAGACGGTGACCCCTGGTCGTACCGCATCTACGGCTCCGTCGCCTACGGCTCTATCAAGAGCGCGCACCTCTCGGAGTACCTCGCCACGCCGGCGGCGCAGTTCGTCGGCATCCGCCCGCAGGACATCGTGGAGTACGACCTGCCGACGGACCCGCTCAGCGACTCGGACGTCAACGCCCTGGAGTCCGAACTGGAGGACCCCCGCTACCAGACGGAGTTCTGGGAGGAGCAGATCGAACTGCAACTCGACATCGAGAAGAAGTCCGAACAGCAGTCGCTGGCCTCCCGCGGCCTGGACTTCGTGACCGACACCTACCTGCCGGAGCGGCTCACCGAGATGGGCGTGCTGTAG